Proteins from a genomic interval of Harpia harpyja isolate bHarHar1 chromosome 9, bHarHar1 primary haplotype, whole genome shotgun sequence:
- the MCL1 gene encoding induced myeloid leukemia cell differentiation protein Mcl-1 — MFAVKRNAVIGFNLYCGGGPALAPASPGGGPAPPPPPAAAAEVPGTLIGSVGAWAAAGRPEHPRALVGCGAAPRAALPPAARSGALWSPEEELDGCEPEAERGPAGDSLPGTPPGPPEPPDGLRQDSLELISRYLREAAGEAEPAVKKLFPGLLGGPGRPGGSGDAVMEKALETLRRVGDGVMQKHELAFQGMLRKLEIQKEEDLRSVCEVAAHVFSDGVTNWGRVVTLISFGAFVAKHLKSINQERCISLLAGIITDALVSSKREWLMSQGGWEGFVDFFRVEDLEGSIRNVLMAFAGVAGLGASLAYMIR; from the exons ATGTTCGCCGTGAAGCGGAACGCCGTCATCGGCTTCAACCTCTACTGCGGCGGTGGCCCGGCCCTGGCGCCCGCctcgccggggggggggccggccccgccgccgccgcccgccgcagccGCTGAGGTACCCGGGACCCTGATTGGCTCCGTGGGGGCCTGGGCCGCCGCCGGTCGCCCTGAGCACCCCCGCGCCCTGGTTGGCTGCGGCGCGGCCCCCCGCGCGGCGCTGCCCCCCGCGGCGCGGTCGGGCGCGCTGTGGAGCCCCGAGGAGGAGCTGGACGGCTGCGAGCCGGAGGCCGAGCGCGGCCCGGCGGGGGACTCGCTGCCCGGCACGCCGCCCGGGCCGCCGGAGCCACCCGATGGGCTGCGGCAGGACTCGCTGGAGCTCATCAGCCGCTACctgcgggaggcggcgggcgagGCCGAGCCCGCCGTGAAGAAGCTTTTCCCGGGGCTGCTGGGCGGGCCCGGCCGGCCCGGCGGATCGGGCGATGCCGTGATGGAGAAGGCGCTGGAGACGCTGCGGAGGGTGGGCGACGGCGTCATGCAGAAACACGAGCTGGCCTTCCAGG GAATGCTTCGGAAACTGGAAATCCAGAAAGAGGAAGATCTGCGGTCGGTGTGTGAAGTGGCTGCCCATGTGTTCAGTGATGGAGTAACAAACTGGGGTCGAGTGGTGACGCTCATCTCGTTTGGTGCCTTTGTTGCAAAACACCTGAAAAGCATAAACCAGGAGAGGTGCATCAGCTTGCTGGCAGGGATCATCACAGATGCACTTGTCTCATCTAAGCGCGAGTGGCTAATGAGCCAGGGAGGCTGG GAGGGCTTTGTTGACTTCTTTCGAGTCGAGGACCTAGAAGGCAGCATCAGAAATGTACTGATGGCGTTTGCAGGTGTGGCTGGACTAGGAGCGAGCTTGGCCTACATGATCCGGTGA